One part of the Cyclobacteriaceae bacterium genome encodes these proteins:
- a CDS encoding MFS transporter, translated as MKNERLLLLILAAAMFTHIMDFMIMMPLSPSLMSIFDINAQEFSLLVSSYTITAGVTGFLAAFRIDRYDRKSMMLVMYFGFTLGTLACAIAPSYFFLLMARSVAGAFGGVLGALILSIVSDAIPLERRASALGIVMASFSVASVFGVPFGLFLASKFSWHAPFLFLGILAVLIFVLMFWFIPPLRAHLDIGNGIKKPMEILKNIFGQRSTRLGLTFASVLTLGHFTIVPFIAAYMVGNVGFSNDELAYIYLVGGALTIFFSPWVGKMADKHGRLKIFTIFGSLVIIPIVIITNMPPTPLWAALIVAGIFFIFSNGRMVPSTTMETAIISPESRGSYMSIRSSVQQLTSGLASFIAGTIISEKASVFGPDAKALVNYGYVGLIAVFFSLVSLWLARKLQVAQGA; from the coding sequence ATGAAAAATGAAAGACTTCTCCTGCTCATTCTGGCTGCCGCCATGTTCACCCATATTATGGATTTTATGATCATGATGCCCTTGAGTCCTTCGTTGATGAGCATTTTTGATATCAACGCACAGGAGTTCAGTTTACTCGTGTCTTCATACACCATAACAGCTGGGGTAACCGGCTTTCTGGCTGCTTTTCGCATCGACCGGTATGACCGAAAAAGCATGATGCTGGTGATGTATTTTGGATTCACCTTAGGCACATTGGCTTGTGCAATTGCCCCTTCTTACTTTTTCCTGCTCATGGCCCGTTCAGTGGCAGGAGCTTTTGGTGGCGTTCTGGGCGCCTTGATTCTCTCTATTGTTAGCGATGCCATTCCGCTTGAGCGAAGAGCAAGTGCCTTGGGCATTGTGATGGCTTCATTTTCAGTGGCTTCTGTATTTGGTGTACCCTTTGGGTTATTTCTGGCCAGCAAATTTAGCTGGCATGCACCCTTTCTCTTTTTAGGGATATTGGCTGTCCTCATCTTTGTATTAATGTTTTGGTTTATTCCTCCGCTTCGGGCACATCTGGATATAGGTAACGGAATCAAGAAGCCAATGGAGATACTGAAAAATATATTTGGTCAGCGGAGCACACGGCTTGGATTGACTTTCGCTTCAGTTCTAACCCTGGGTCACTTTACTATTGTTCCCTTTATCGCTGCCTACATGGTAGGCAATGTGGGCTTCTCAAACGATGAACTCGCCTACATCTACCTCGTTGGCGGAGCGCTCACTATTTTCTTTTCACCCTGGGTTGGTAAAATGGCCGATAAACATGGACGGTTAAAAATCTTTACCATCTTCGGCAGCCTGGTGATCATTCCGATTGTAATCATCACCAACATGCCACCCACCCCATTGTGGGCTGCACTGATTGTAGCCGGTATATTTTTTATTTTCAGTAACGGACGCATGGTTCCTTCCACCACTATGGAAACGGCAATCATTAGCCCGGAAAGTCGTGGAAGTTACATGAGTATCCGGTCATCGGTACAACAGCTAACCTCAGGTCTGGCTTCCTTTATTGCAGGAACTATCATTAGCGAAAAAGCCTCTGTATTTGGGCCGGATGCGAAAGCACTGGTGAATTATGGTTATGTAGGATTAATTGCCGTTTTCTTTAGCCTGGTATCGCTGTGGTTAGCCCGAAAACTTCAGGTAGCTCAAGGTGCTTAG
- a CDS encoding DUF4281 domain-containing protein: MNPDKLFLICNNLALVGWLLMVVAPRWKWTFNIVVSGAVILLLSAIYLTLIVLYFGEGEGNFSSLDGVMKLFENREAVLAGWVHYLAFDMFVGTWIVSNSQKLGIKHWWVIPCLFFTFMLGPIGLILYFIVRAIHTKKILHENF; the protein is encoded by the coding sequence ATGAACCCCGACAAATTATTTCTCATCTGCAACAACCTGGCATTAGTTGGCTGGCTTCTGATGGTTGTTGCACCACGCTGGAAATGGACGTTCAACATCGTTGTTTCCGGTGCAGTAATACTCTTGCTCAGTGCCATTTACCTGACTTTGATTGTGCTTTATTTCGGTGAAGGCGAGGGTAATTTTAGTTCCCTGGATGGTGTGATGAAATTATTTGAAAATCGTGAGGCCGTTTTAGCCGGATGGGTACATTACCTGGCGTTCGATATGTTTGTTGGCACCTGGATAGTAAGCAATAGTCAAAAGCTTGGCATTAAGCATTGGTGGGTTATTCCGTGCCTGTTTTTCACCTTCATGTTGGGACCCATCGGGTTGATATTATACTTCATTGTGCGGGCCATCCACACTAAAAAAATCCTGCATGAAAATTTCTGA